From Etheostoma cragini isolate CJK2018 chromosome 17, CSU_Ecrag_1.0, whole genome shotgun sequence, one genomic window encodes:
- the LOC117960317 gene encoding D(5)-like dopamine receptor, which translates to MPWEAITEVTGTWLFGRFCGVWIAFDIMCSTASILHLCIISVDRYWAIASPFKYERKMTQRVAFVMIGVAWSLSILISFIPVQLNWHQVEEEVMAEVVEMMAAADAAAGANSGGRNFTNSSNANAKSCVANLNKTYAISSSLISFYIPVVIMIATYTRIFRIAQTQIRRITSLERAAEQAQNHGHGANRNRQQQQWQQHHRPNDEASLKSSFKKETKVLKTLSIIMGVFVFCWLPFFVLNCTVPFCDPPCVSDATFTVFVWFGWANSSLNPVIYAFNADFRRAFATILGCNQMCSNNAVEAVNFSDELVSYHHDTTLHKEALVPAATQQLPCNIIVGANHLEDMSAQFDEESMISNGSPSCNRLLLLPATVQLEDDHEISLETITPFTSAVAGAAGMESNALIPGQVHQDG; encoded by the coding sequence ATGCCCTGGGAGGCCATCACCGAGGTGACTGGCACGTGGCTGTTCGGTCGCTTCTGCGGGGTCTGGATCGCCTTCGATATCATGTGCTCCACGGCCTCCATCTTGCACCTGTGCATCATCAGCGTGGACCGCTACTGGGCCATCGCCAGCCCCTTCAAATATGAGCGGAAGATGACTCAGCGGGTGGCGTTTGTCATGATCGGAGTGGCGTGGTCGCTGTCCATTCTCATCTCCTTCATCCCGGTGCAGCTCAACTGGCACCAAGTGGAAGAGGAAGTGATGGCGGAGGTGGTGGAAATGATGGCTGCTGCCGACGCAGCCGCCGGCGCCAACAGTGGCGGCAGGAACTTCACAAACAGCAGCAACGCTAACGCCAAAAGCTGCGTCGCCAATCTGAACAAAACCTACGCCATCTCTTCCTCACTAATCAGCTTCTACATCCCGGTGGTGATCATGATCGCCACCTACACCCGCATCTTCAGGATCGCTCAGACCCAAATCCGCCGCATCACATCTTTGGAGCGGGCGGCGGAGCAGGCGCAGAACCACGGCCATGGCGCCAACCGGaaccggcagcagcagcagtggcagcagcaccACCGGCCCAACGACGAGGCCTCGCTCAAGTCGTCGTTTAAGAAGGAAACCAAAGTCCTGAAGACGCTCTCCATCATCATGGGCGTGTTCGTCTTCTGCTGGCTGCCGTTCTTCGTCCTCAACTGCACCGTCCCGTTCTGCGACCCGCCGTGCGTCAGCGACGCCACCTTCACCGTCTTCGTGTGGTTCGGCTGGGCCAACTCCTCGCTCAACCCCGTCATCTACGCTTTCAACGCCGACTTCCGCCGCGCCTTCGCCACCATCCTGGGTTGCAACCAGATGTGCTCCAACAACGCGGTGGAGGCGGTGAACTTCAGCGACGAGTTGGTTTCCTACCACCACGACACAACGCTCCACAAGGAGGCGCTGGTCCCCGCGGCGACGCAGCAGCTTCCCTGCAACATCATCGTCGGGGCCAATCACCTGGAGGACATGAGCGCGCAGTTCGACGAAGAGTCGATGATCTCCAACGGTTCTCCGAGCTGCAacagactgctgctgcttcccGCCACCGTCCAGCTTGAGGACGACCACGAAATCTCCCTGGAGACAATCACGCCGTTCACGTCAGCGGTGGCGGGAGCGGCGGGGATGGAGAGCAATGCTCTGATACCAGGACAAGTCCACCAGGATGGTTAG